A single genomic interval of Hevea brasiliensis isolate MT/VB/25A 57/8 chromosome 4, ASM3005281v1, whole genome shotgun sequence harbors:
- the LOC110651004 gene encoding probable xyloglucan galactosyltransferase GT17 produces the protein MHLMEIKHLLLESFKYYLARQKASKSPSSSLVLIFSAASPVSMLFRKLSLVPIPWRDHHAHKANNFSKTKETQYYHTHATFRYVLLIFLSSWFLTACFFFSSTYSRNDHLHFPNTATKELLPITCPSNLSIFVYQLPPEFNLGLLRDCTHLNVYTNMCPHVANHGLGQPLSATGAWFATHQFLAEMIFHARVENHPCRTWDPALANLFYVPFYGGLHASSKFREANHTARDELAVRLVEYLQTQPWWQKHQGKDHFLALGRTAWDFMRTTNGGPDFGANCLLNLPPVKNMSVLTVERHPWQGLNQYGLPYPSYFHPSNVVQMRTWQRKMIRSERTHLFSFIGRPRKGVEKAAVRDELIRQCNESTRCNLLICGSGGGKCHEPFEVLKVLSQSHFCLQAPGDSFTRRSTFDSVLAGCIPVFFSPHTAYTQYGWYLPVNGSAYSVYIDLDGSEMEKGKGKKSIEEELSKISSDRVGRMRRKIIEMMPRITYAHPNSSDVGFADAVDVALEALLKNARSKLGLV, from the coding sequence ATGCATTTAATGGAAATCAAACACTTGCTTTTAGAGAGTTTCAAATATTACTTGGCAAGACAAAAAGCAAGCAAATCTCCATCATCTTCCTTGGTTTTAATTTTCTCTGCAGCTTCTCCTGTCTCCATGTTATTCAGAAAACTATCATTGGTCCCAATTCCATGGAGAGACCACCACGCCCATAAAGCAAACAACTTCTCCAAAACCAAAGAAACACAATATTATCACACTCACGCTACCTTCAGATACGTTCtcctaatcttcctttcttcctgGTTTCTTACTgcttgctttttcttttcttctacttACAGTCGTAACGATCACCTGCATTTCCCCAATACAGCAACGAAAGAATTGTTGCCAATTACCTGTCCAAGTAATCTCTCAATCTTTGTATATCAACTGCCACCGGAGTTCAACTTGGGTCTCCTCCGCGACTGCACCCACCTCAACGTTTACACTAACATGTGTCCCCATGTCGCCAACCACGGCCTTGGCCAGCCGCTTTCCGCCACCGGTGCTTGGTTCGCCACCCACCAGTTTCTTGCCGAGATGATATTCCACGCCCGTGTTGAGAACCACCCATGTCGCACTTGGGATCCCGCCCTAGCCAATCTCTTCTACGTCCCATTTTATGGTGGTCTTCATGCGTCCAGCAAGTTCCGCGAAGCCAATCACACGGCACGCGATGAATTAGCCGTTAGATTAGTGGAGTACCTGCAAACGCAGCCATGGTGGCAGAAGCATCAAGGGAAGGACCATTTTTTAGCCCTGGGGAGAACCGCATGGGATTTCATGAGGACCACCAATGGTGGGCCTGACTTCGGAGCCAACTGCCTCCTTAATCTGCCACCTGTCAAAAACATGTCGGTGCTGACCGTAGAGAGACATCCATGGCAAGGACTCAATCAATACGGTTTGCCGTATCCTTCCTATTTCCACCCATCCAATGTCGTTCAGATGCGTACGTGGCAGCGGAAAATGATTCGATCAGAGAGGACCCACCTTTTCTCCTTCATTGGACGACCACGGAAGGGGGTGGAGAAAGCCGCCGTGCGAGACGAGTTAATAAGGCAATGTAACGAGTCAACTCGGTGCAACCTCCTGATATGTGGCAGCGGTGGCGGTAAATGCCATGAACCTTTCGAGGTGCTTAAAGTGTTAAGTCAGTCTCATTTTTGCTTACAAGCGCCAGGAGACTCGTTCACGAGACGATCAACGTTCGACTCTGTGCTGGCGGGTTGCATACCGGTGTTTTTCTCTCCACACACGGCGTACACCCAGTACGGATGGTATTTACCGGTGAATGGTAGTGCGTATTCGGTTTATATAGATTTAGATGGGAGTGAGATGGAGAAAGGAAAAGGGAAGAAGAGTATAGAGGAAGAGCTATCGAAGATATCAAGCGATAGAGTGGGGAGAATGCGTAGAAAAATAATAGAGATGATGCCAAGAATAACGTATGCCCATCCGAATTCTAGCGATGTTGGATTTGCAGACGCTGTTGATGTTGCGCTTGAAGCACTCCTCAAGAATGCTCGCTCCAAATTAGGACTTGTATGA